In Salarias fasciatus chromosome 4, fSalaFa1.1, whole genome shotgun sequence, the DNA window CTGTCAGGCAGTGCTCCGCTCAGTTCATTCATGAATGGAGAGAAATCAGAAGTGGATCTCTACCTGCTTCTTTCTGGCACcaaggggaagaagaagaagaaaaaaaagtcctgaaGAGGCTCTCTTGGTAAAATCCTCGAGGGTTTGTCGGCTCCGCTGTGGGGTTTTTATTTACCTGAGAGTGTGTAACCATGTGACTGCACCTGgacggggaggggaggaggagaggggccGAACACTGAGGAACGAGGCGCTCTCAGGTTGAACAGATCTTTTGGATTCTGTGAAACAGGTTTGAACTAATACCAGCAATTCACAGTGCTTCACAAGAAAATATaggaaacacagtgaaacagagcaaATGAGGATATAAAGAGATTAAGAAAGGCataaaaaggagaataaagCATAAACCTTATGAAGATAGATGTAATCAAATAGCTAAAATCTGTGTAATTTGAGGGACAAAGTAATTGTTGCTTTTTTCTGACTCATAAGTTCCAAAAGTTTCTGACGCATCCAGTCATAGTAAATCTTCAATAGATAGGATACATGAATAtatatgtaaatatttaaaaaaataaataaatgtgcaaTGATAATTGTGCACCACAAAAATAAACTGCTGGTTTGTCATTAGCTTTCATTAACTTCAGGTATATTAATGCTTGCTTTCACAGTTTATCGTGTTATTTCTAGACATAGTTATGTGCAGACGATCATCTTGTGCTTATGCTATTTGCAGTAACATCTGTGAGAAGGTAACAGATGGAACAAACAGTTGataaaaaacagattaaaggtcataagtgataaaaaaaaaaaacttttggctttttttataCGTGTGAAATCCCAAATCAATGACATATGGTCTGAAAACACTCAGCGATTAAACACCTTTTCACTATCAGACTCACTCCAAAACAAATATAGCATTTATTTCAACACACATTGCAGAAACCTTTTACTTTATCCGTACAGTTTacacagcagattttttttattattatttacaataaaattattcatACTGTTTATACATTTTTATGTAGGAAAATATGAAAGTTTGTCATCTATAGCCCTACTTTTAACATGGTAGAGATGCCGAAACATCTTTCAGGGCCTCAAAATTATCTTATAATAAAATCTTATTACAAATACTTTGCAAACAAGGTGGCTTGCTGGTGAAGGCTTTCCTGTTGGATTGTAGAGGAACTTGACCTTTTGTTCAATATTTGGGAACGCTGTGTAGTTACAGATCATAATGTGCTACAGACTTTGTGTAAATGATTGGTAGGATCAGTCTAAAATATAATTCAATAACAGATTATGATGCAATCCTTcaatttacacattttattGGTTGTCCTATGAAAGGTAAACTGTTGTTCATTAGGTCTATATTTGGGGCAGTGGTTGATAGAGTGGTTATTTCTCAATCGCAAGGTTGCAGTTTCAATTCCCCATCTCCCCCTGTCCACATACCCACATGAGGAAGTGTCATTcagcaagacgctgaaccccAAACTACTCTTAATGGTTCAACTGAGCAcatttgggtgtgtgtgtgtgaatgtgattaataaGAAAAAGGAGAACCTTTCAACCCAAAGAACGCCATCATCACTGTCAAACATGCTGGAGGGAACTGAATGCTATGAACGTGTTTTTCAGTCAATGGACCAGGGAACCTGATCACAGTAAATGACATCATGAAAAAAGAGCAACACATCAATATCCTGAACAATGACATGATTCAGTCTGCAGAGAAACCTGGCCATGAGCACCTGTGGACACTTCAACTTGCTAACGATCCAAAACTCTCTGTGGAGCTACAGATGGTTAGCGGACAAAAACATGAACGTTTTTCAGAGTCCTGACTTGAATCCAACTAAGGATCTGTGGAGGAGGCTGAAGATCAAAATGATAGAATAAACCTGTCCAACTTGAAAGAGTTGAAACTCATCGCTGATCGTGAAAGGGTAAAAATACCAGTGGACATATGCAGAAAGCTTCTAAGCAATTATAGCAAGCGTTTGATTACTGTTAGAGACAATTAAAGGTTTTaattattgattattgagaGGGATAGAAATCATTTTGGACGtgccactttttgttcaaatataAATGTGGTTCTGGAATATCTTTTGGAAGAAGTGTGTATCATTTCCACTCAAAAAAAGTTGATGGTTGGACAAAAGTAACTTTACGCAGAAATTTCCCAGGGGTATGATCATTTCGGGCTCAAGTGTCTGTTCCCACAGATATGGATCTCGGTTTGGAGTTGTATCTGTAGTATGTACCAGTGGCCGCTAGATGGCGGTACAGGCTCAGCTCATGTTTAAACCACGCAAACCCGGGGTGACGTCACCGGCGCAGCCgccacaaacaggaagtaaacatCCAGCTGTGACCGTGGCTAACGCAGCTCCCCGAGCGACACTCTCCTGGGAATGAAACGGCTTTGAGCGGCGGGAGCAGACCGGAGCTTTAACATGCTGTGCCCGGAGTAGTGTCTGCATCGACTGACGCTCAGGGTGGAGTTACTTCTGTCCCGGTTTCCTTCGGCTCGAGCGCTGAAACGAGGTGCGTTAGCTTATCAGCGTGAGCTAGCGTTAGCTGGTGTTAGCGTGGAAGCTAGTCAGCAGAGAGATGTGGAGAGTGAGATAAATACACACGCTTAACAAGATTGTTTGGTTATTCTTTCGTCTTCTGTAGGCGTGTTGGTGTTCGTATGGAGCATAAACATGCAGATAAGACATGTGGTGTTGTTGTTACGAGTGTTAGCCGGGTCCATGTCTGACACTGTGTGAACAGTATAGCATTGACAggtttctctcattttcactctgATTATGTGATTTCTCGTGGACGGTTACATCTTTAAAGGTGGTGTAAGCTGGCATCTCGTTTGCTTTGACTTATATCCATGTGAGTCTGATCAGTTTTAGTCGTCTTCATGCAATGAGTtgtttgttaatgtttatgTCTTCAAGCTAGATTCATTTGCACTCATTGTTGAAATATTCACACATcgtttcttttaattttctctgtaatttaCGCAATGTCCAATGCACTTcgtttaaaaaaggtttttcacATCAATAATTTCATTTGTCCTGTAGAATAGAAAGCCTTTGTTATCATCATACAATGGAACTGGAGAGCCACTCCTCTTACAGTGCAAATGAACAAAGCATAACAAACACAAATAGTGTAATATAGAAACATAGGCTTACACTATGTTTGAGCTTTCTGTGATGTGCAGAATTGTGTGAATCATTTAATGTGTAAATTTACAGCATTTTtaagtctgtttgtctttgctttGATGAATCTGTGGTGCCTGccagaggtcagcaggtcaaacGGTTGGAGACCAGGGTGTGAACTGATCTGTTGATGTTTTGTGCTTTCCTGAGGCTCCAGGAGGTGTGAATGTCCATCAGAGAGGAGCGAGGGCAGCCAGCAatctgttgtgctgctgtgacGATGTGTACtaaaatgtgttcagttttgttctttttatttactCTATTGATATTTTTAGCACATTGTAGAAGCATCTTTTCTAAGAACTGGTCTCCAGAGATTTGCTTTACAATCTTTCCTATTTAACGTTATTGTGTCCAACAGTCTGTGCTTTCTCTTGGTCTCTACAGGTGTGAATGAGTGACGTGGTGCCTCCCACAGCTCTCAGTGAAGTCCAGCTCCGCTTCCTTTGCCACGATGACATAGACAACGTCAAGCTGCTCTGTGGTGACTGGTTCCCAATCGAGTAAGAAAGCATATGTTCAAACGTCTTTAATTGAGGGATTTGTACGAGGTACAGACTGACATGAACATTCACTGCCCTGAGATTGCACTTGAGAAGCAGGTTTTTGACCTTTGTTCTCAGCTTCTGTGTCTGGAACTCTCAGTTTagataaatacatatatttgtTGGTTGTAACTTCAACTATCACAATCTACATTTATTATTAAAGTCctaaaaataacaacagcatTGATTTTCATTATTTGTGCCTATTTAATTTTCCAGTAATATTATCAAGTTAAgttgatgcattttcatttttttatcttgaaaaattaaaatgtttctttccaTCAGCCTCTGTGAAACTGATATCATTTATTGTTACGCAGTGGAAAATTTATGCATTTGTTTGAGATGGCAACTATTCTCACACACGATTGAGCGCAATACAAACACATTTGGTGTGACAATCACTGGCGTTTGCTTCTTTTATGACCTGGCTAAACGTTTCCTTGTGTGCTGCCGGAGGTAATTCTGTCTGACATTTTCGCTTCCAGGTATCCAGACTCATGGTATCAGGACATCACCTCCAACAAGAAATTCTTCTCCCTCGCTGCCACCTTCAGAGGCGGCATCGTGGGAATGATTGTGGCCGAAATCAAAGGCCGGACCAAAGTACACAAagaggtgaaagaaaaatgaaaaaaacaaatgccaCTATTGGTCATTCATTTTCAAGTGAACAGTTCCTAATTTGACAAAACTGACTTCTAAGACTCCATTAGGATTCAGTTTATTGTTGTTCACTGTTTACTTTTCCTCATTTGTGGTTATTAGCTGCTGCTTTACTGCCCGAGTGTAAACATACCATGAAAAAAACACTTAAGTAACAATCCAGAACTTTGTGAATGCGCAGAAACACTGGTACAGCTTCGTATTTCACATCTGAATTTAATCATGTATTTTGGAGCTAAACGTTTTTAAGTACCATGATTTGAATTATGCAGGGATGCAACAATAAACCACATTAACTCCAAAATTTAGATATTGGATGATGCACAATGTCCAGAATTTGATGTCAGTGCAGTCTAACCTGTACACTGgaactgagtgttttttttttttttttttgcttggctGGTATCTGAAATCTGTTCCTCTGGGAGCAATTCACTCGGCCAATAATCTGTGGCAGGATTTGCATTGTCCCATCTGCCCTCTGGAGGATACTTTGACTAGGCAAACTTTGAAGTTACATCATGAACAGAGTGTGAAAGAAACTGAGTGCGGCTCCAAGTTCCAAATCTTGTTTAAACAATCAATTCCACTTTGAATGGTTCGaaataaactgttttgtttaatctgtcaactctttgtgtgtgtgtttaggatgGAGACATCCTGGCCTCCAGTTTTCCTGTGGATACACAGGTAGCCTACATCCTGAGCCTGGGAGTGGTCAAAGAGTTCAGGAAACACGGCATCggtactgacacacacacacacacacacacacacacacacactgttgaatGCAGACATGTAGACTTTAACTGTAATGAAAGAATTATCGTGACTTTAATGCTGTCCTTTATTTTACGGTAATAATGCACTAAAACAGTGAAAAGTAACAACACAGTTAGTCACATGGCACAGGCTCATATATAACGAGAAAAGCACTGGGAGAGCACAGACCTTCCCTAAACAGCTCAGTACTAAATATGAAGCTGCCTCACAACTGTAGAGCCAGTGTTTTGTTGATTCACTACAGTTGCATAAAGGTTATGTTTATAGTTTTGAAATAGATAATATATCCTTGTGTTTCTGAGGAAGGGAACATTAAGAATTTGGTGGAGGGCAGAGGTGACTCGAGAGGTCTAGGCAGAGTAGACAAGAGAAGGACGCCACTCTGGTTGTCATAGTGAATCCATGATTCTGTGATTGATCGCTGGGGTTTATTTAAGGAGTCCCATGCAGGCACCGATCTAGGATAGGTTTCACCTGGCTGGATGAGCTCGTTTGTTCTCATCCTCGATTGGTCTTTTGTGCAACCAATGACACCTAAACCCTCAAGTTTTGGACTGGATGAGCCTGGATCAGTCATTTATTCTGGATGTTTGAATCTTCCTTTTATGCTACAGACCCGTGATTActatcaaactagcctcaacGCCATGCTGTTGGGGTGAGCTTGTGAAAGCATGCGTAATGCAGCAGCTATAGGAGAAGTTCATTTAGATATTTTGCACCtgaagatttcattaaaattggctttatgctTTGATTGTAgtcactattttttttctctagtCTTTGCAGAATTAAATAAGGGAAGTCTTCCTGTCTCTGGTTTTCTCCGTCTCCCTCAAGGCTCTCTACTGCTGGACAGTTTGAAGGAGCACATCTCCACCACGGCTCAGGACCACTGTAAAGCGATCTACCTGCACGTCCTCACCACCAACAACACTGCCATCCACTTCTACGAGAACAGGGACTTCAGGCAGCACCACTACCTGCCCTACTACTACTCCATACGCGGCGTCCTCAAGGACGGATTCACGTACGTGCTCTACATCAACGGGGGACATCCGCCGTGGACAATATTATATCCTTTACTTCAAGCACGGGAGGAAAACGCTTTACTCATCAgagcttttttccttttttattcaaTTTGAAGTTACAGTTGTCCATCGTCCGAcgtgttgtgtttctgtttaacATTTTTCACTTCTTCCTTCAGTGGTTATTGTCTCGTTTTCCTTGACTGTCTGTCCCACTGACTATATCCAGCACATCGGCTCCACCCTGGCCAGCCTGAGCCCCTGCTCCATCCCTCAGAGGCTGTACCGCCAGGCGCAGTCCTTCCTCCGCTCCCTGCTCCCCTGGTCCAACATCGCCTCCAAGACCGGCATCCAGTACAGCAGAACAATGTGACGCAGCCCGGTGGGTTTCAGCCTCCCCGCCCGCCGCGGGCATCGCGCTCCGTCCCTCCTACGCGTTTCCCCGCTTTGACtggtctgtttgtctttcaggaGCGCTGTGACTCTCCTCAGTCTTCCCCCCCCGTACACACCGAGATGTACACGCACACTCGCATCCCCGTATCGGCTTTCCCACACGGCGTGCGCAGACGGGAGAACTCGGGCCCGGCCGGCGGCGCGCCGCTCACGCTCACTGTAGCTCCACATTCGTTCACACGGGGACTCGGGCCGGCAGGGTTGTTGGCATGACGGCATCATTGGACATGCAGAGTTACGTTGACGCTGACAGACGGTGCGATCGGGTGAAACCACAAGGaaggctttattttttttacctttatttttttctattcagatcatataaacacacagaagTTGGCACTGTCTCATAGTTACTCTACACTTGTTTATACAGTCATGCTGAAGCTGAGCGTTCAGGCTGCAGTGtggacacactcacacaaacacaggcggTAGACCGGTGTGAAAgaggtgacacacacatacacacacatgcactgaaaGTGAAAGGTTGAGCCCTGTGTTTGCTTCCTTCATCCTGTCCACTACTGTCAGAGACTATGTACACTGTTTGTATATTATATATACTAAGCTAATATATAAAAATCTCTCAATATGTATGTCTATTCTATGCTGTTAGTagtcagaagaaaaacatccttttttttttaagtaccgCCTGAGTCCTGAGTGAATTCTAGTTTGTAAAATAGACCCTGAAGAACCATTTCTCTGTAAACATGAAAAGTTTAGAATAAAGCAGTTCTGCACCTGAGACATATTGGGATTATATTAAAAGGAAGATTAATTCTTCTGGACGTTGATTAAAGGCATCAGTCAGTCTCTCTGGCGATCTCAATAGTTAATCCAAATTCAGAGAAACTTTTGTAGGGTCAGGCATTGTTTTAATTAACAtttcaaatgtgaaataataTTTTTCAGAAAGTCTGTCCCCGTCttcccacatttttttttaaattgagttTCCCGGATCTAATTTAATCTAAAACAGGAGCAGACACGTTATCAAATTATGTTCACAATTCCCTCATTTTGTCCCAACATGTGCTGGTACATTTGATTTCAAAGAACAAATTcatttttgatttcatttgttttttattttagcctCACACTAAAAAGGAGGGGAaatcctggagggactgactgCTGATTAAATCCTTTATTCCAGAGTCTGAAACATTGTTCCTGTTTCTGCCACGCTCTGTGTTTGGATCCTGAAGCACGTCTTCTATTCGATCCTTCGGTGGAGGAAATGCTCATAATGTTCACAAACATCTTCCATCTCGTATGTCTGTGAGCATTCGTAAAATACACACGAGTGCCAAATGTTGGCGAGTTTAAAGTGATAAATGATGGAAACGTAAACAGCTCCTTTTATTGTATTTAGTTGCACTTGGTAAAGACTTACAAGCCCGATCCAGTTTATAAGTCAGTGAAGAAATATTAGATTTTATATATgggaaaataaaagatgaagggtgtgaaaaatgtgcttttgttgtttaaaaGTGAACATTTCTGATGTTACCAGCACTGGAAGGTGACTCCTGAGAAACATTCAACCCTTGTATATGCAATAAAATGACCTCATTTGAGTGACGGTAAAGACCGAGTCGACTTCTCCTCGTCTTTCCTTCTTTGTATTTTCATTGAGATGGTCGGATTATACTGTCATAAAcctgagttttgttttctttcccactGTTTGTGACTCAGTTTTCATTTGGTGACACACATTAAATAAAACCAGATAGTTGTAACAATGTAATATTACAATGTAATAACATAGAACAATAAACTTGCAAAATTggtggagagaaagaaacatgACAACTATGCCCTCTACTAACTGTTGATAAACTAGTTGTGCAAAAACTGCAGTATAATGTTCGATATTTAAGAAATTCTGACTTTTTTAAGTGTGAATACATTTtctaaggtttttttttaatggaagttTAGCAAGTTTAATGACTTGTCAGAATGTGATTACAATATTGGGGACTTGTTATTCATTTTATTACATCTAAATTGTTATATTATTTAACcaatattacattttttgttgCTACAGAGACTATTTTAACCATCTGTTTTGTGTACATTTGTACAATTGTGTGTAACGGCAGTTAATCTGCTAAAATCCAGAACATGTCTCAGATTAATTCATTTTTCAGAGGTATATTCAGGCATGGAGAAACTAGCTAtcagaaaacaatattttcttgCAAATAGTGAGAAGCAAAGAGATTAACAGAGGAACAGCACAAATCAGGCAAACACAGAAGTATTGAAAACAAATTAAGTAAGGAGATAATGAAGATTTCTCATTTGTTAATGTGTGCTGCAGCGACTGTGGAGACCCACAGGGATATCATgctgttttccatttttctgtgtgcgtgaaaaattacaataaaaaaggGGAATTCAGCATCTCAAAGAAGCAATGTGTTCACAAGCTGTGAGCTGCTGGTCTCTGAGGAAACAACACTCAGGATCTCAGACAAAAAGAGCACAGTTGACTCAAGAGCTGGTTTTACTTGAATAATTGACCTGCTTTTTGTAAGTCTGACACTAACAAGGATGCTTAGATGGAGATTACGTGTTTTTCAAGTGTATTTTTCCACTTTGAGGTGGATAGTTTAAACGAAATGAAAGCAATCCTGCTCTACACAGTGATTAACAGTTAAAACTGAGGGGAAAACTACAGCTGAACATAGACCAACCACAAAAAGCAATAAATCTActggtgaaaataaaatatttttcacaaaatgaacacaaatgcacaaaaactGGGGAAAAGAACAGAGGTCTCCAACTGATTTAAACGTAAATGTACTGAAAATCAAAATTTACTGAGTAAAAAGTGCTAAACCGTAATATATCCAAAAGGAGCGCGCTGTATTTGCGCGTGCTCTCTGACGTAAATTACGGTATTGCGTGACGTCACTGCGCATCCAGACACGCCCATTCATaaaaagagcgagagagcgaaGGAGCGCGTAGCAGTCGCTGGACTCCCGGAGGTTCAATCTCATCCGAGCCACCGGAGCAAGAAAAAAACGGACTCTCCGTACCCGAAAAACTCAACTTTGGCTTTTATTTCCATCTTCTTGGGCGCGGTTGATTTTTTCAGGCGTTGAAAGAACACTTTTCCGGTCTTGAAGTTGGAGGGAAACAGGTGAGTGATACCTTCACAAACAAACTGTCTGCTCCACCCACGGTGTTATTTACATTTCTTCGGGTTAAAACACGGAGTGTGTGTATAGATGCTACCACTTGTAATCTGTCTCTCCGAGTTGGCCACGGGTTTCcacgctgctctgcttctcatTACGGGCCGTGTGTGTTTTCCGTCGAGGGGGGTGGGGAAAGGGACAGCAGGCTGAGCTGGGTgggcagaacacacactttcattcaGAGACGCTGGAGAGCAGACTTGAACTCTCCCAGTCTGCAAGAATGAGACTACACAATGAGCTTCAAGGGTATCTGTCTATCCAAAATATACTTGAGAAGTAAGTAGCTCCGTACATATAAAGTCAAAAGACACTCCAGTAGGTGGAATAAAGTGGACCAGTGTTTTTAGTCAGTGGTGGCTGAAGGCGAGTGAAGTGAGCTTGCTAACAGAAAGTTTGCAGATTCAACCCCCACTGCTGGTGAGTTACCACATGTCTCCCTGAGCAAGGCTGACCAAGACTCTGCTCCTCATAATCTATGAAGGAGACATTTAGTAAACTAACCCCCTAATCTGGAGAGGGCAGAAGTCTCTTCCGTCACTTCTGATCCACTTTCAAATCCACTCAGATTTTTCCTACGCTGCACTGTGATCCTTTAACAATGTGCAAAAATTACTACAGTTTTAGTATTTGATCTCTTTGAGCAGATCCAAGCCTCTTCAGCAGCCTAACAGAAGAATGAGATACCCTTTCCTGAACTTGCTCTTTTATCTTGTACCTGGCTCCCTCATAAAGGAGACTTTGCCTCAAGGGACTTCCTGGTGAAGTTTGATTTAAACAAATATGAACAGAATGACTTAAATGCTGAGAAGTAAATTCCCCAACAGGATTAGTAAGGAATGCTTCAGAATATGGGAGGTGATTTTAGTGCCTTGGAACAGTTATTGAGGCCATTTTTCATCTTGATGGTGAATATTGTCAGTTTTTCATACAATTGCTCTTTGAATACCCTAGAAGTCCCTGTGGTGCTGCAATCCTTATTTCTTTTATGGAAGTTTAtttcagcagacacacagaaatatgGCTCTGTGCATCTCTGTATTCACATTCTGCCTTGTAAACGGGACCTAAAACTAGTTTGCCGCCGCTGCGGTAGCCTGCGCTACACTTTGCTGTGGAGCTCCTCAGTATTGACTGACCAGTCCAGTTGGAGGTCTGTGTGGGATCTCGCAGATCTTGCCCCTCCTATGAAGGCTGGTCTCATCTGCAGTTGCAGAACACTCCGTCTTTGTATCAATAATCTGTGGCTTGTGATGCCACCGTCGACCTACAAAGTCACCCACCAGTTTCCTGTTGTATCATGCATTTTTCTctcagaggagagcagagttGGCGACTAAGTTGTTGTTCTGTGCATGTTGTATTTTTGAAACAACTTCAAAACTGATGTATGAAGTAAGAAAAAGTCCTGAATTCCAGTGAAGGGGACTGTGTACTGGTTTTATCTTCATGCCATCTGGTTTCACTCAGAATGTATTGACTCTGATCAGATCTGCACGCAGACGGCAGACTTGCAGGTCTAAGAGAGTGAAGAGTTCGTCTAACACCTTCATGTGTTTCACTGCGTCACTGTGGGAGGCTTCCAGCACGACCTGTGTGTGAAGTTCTATGCTTGTACTCCAGGTGTTTCCACTTGTCTTATAGATTTCATTCTGCTTTATTATATATTGTGTTACTCTTTGTCCAGATTTTCAGAAGGGGTTTAACAAGACTGAGTTTGAATTTGAAGCCTCTGCTGATGTTATGTGGGATACTTCTGGTGGATCATCAGTACCAGTGGCACATGATTTATACCCCACAGCACCTGAGAGGTTACTGCTGAGCCCCTTTAGGACCAGAGTAcaatcttttttctcttctgtacGTTGAACACCATGTCGAATGTCGTGCATGCTGGTTTCTCTCAAAGCCACAAGTCTCTGCATTTTGCTGCCAGCAGGGTAACACTCAGTGATAGGAGTCCTCCACTGTCACCACATCTCAGACGAATGGGGAACTGTTCTTCCCAGCATGGATCGAGGACCTcagtttcttttcctgtttagAATTCACCAAAATCAGATTTGCACAAGTCACAAAATGGCATGAAGACCTTTTCTACAATCATTTGAGTGcagcttttcctcctcctgtgtgttaAACCGACTGCTTTCCACAACATTTAGCCTCACTGTCATGTCTGAAATTAGAGACGTGAGCTGTAGCCTTACTTACAGTAGGTCTTGTTTGCTGAAGAACCATCTGTTGGAaactttgttttccagtttttgtttcagaaaacttacAGGAAAGTTTACAAGTCAGGCGCTTTAGTTTGGCTTGTCTTCAGATCGACAACAGTAGAACGTCAACATTAAAGAATGCTTTTGTTGTCTTCCCTCGATGCGGAGACACACTCCGGCCCTGTTTACGCAGCAGTGTTTAAagtgaaatgcattgtttttgagttttcacatttacttgacagcatttttaaaaccatCCGTGGCAGAAATGCTCAGagcaatgtagttttcatgttgggccactggTGAGCGCTTGGATTGCATTGTCGATTATTTTACAAGATTGAGCAGGATAATACTGAAATCTTTAATCATTTTGTGCATAAAACCTGTTTGCCTGTGCTGTTCCTTCAGACAAGCTGCGTTTTCCCCGGTCAGATTGAGACGGTGTTTTGAAAATCTTGCACTCCGgaagcagtttttaaaaagttccgcATGATTTTGCTGATAAGTGTAACTTGTAAAAAGAACCACGTTCTTGATTGTCTTAATGCTCCGAGCGTCCTGAATGTTCTAGGAATGCTCCTCTTTGTCACAGCTTGTCTGTTATTGTTATGTATCTTGAAAAGATGGCACAGCTGCAACCTGCCAATCACAATAAACCCGAGGATGCTGCGGAATATCCATCCAGTAATTTTGCGATTACCGACTTCACGTTGAAATCTGATCACATGAGAAGCCTCAGTAAATCTGACCtggtcttgtttttttgtgtgacgACTCTGGTCAATATATAACACACAGGGCAGCTCGAAATGACATGTAATTATGTGAAGACGCTTCGATGACTCAGCAGAACATCAAGGCCGCGTTTGAAGCCGGCAGAGGTGTTTATGGCGCTGCTCTTTACAGCCGTGAAGTCGGGAGACGGCGCTTGTTGTGAAGGATGTTGTGC includes these proteins:
- the naa60 gene encoding N-alpha-acetyltransferase 60, with product MSDVVPPTALSEVQLRFLCHDDIDNVKLLCGDWFPIEYPDSWYQDITSNKKFFSLAATFRGGIVGMIVAEIKGRTKVHKEDGDILASSFPVDTQVAYILSLGVVKEFRKHGIGSLLLDSLKEHISTTAQDHCKAIYLHVLTTNNTAIHFYENRDFRQHHYLPYYYSIRGVLKDGFTYVLYINGGHPPWTIFDYIQHIGSTLASLSPCSIPQRLYRQAQSFLRSLLPWSNIASKTGIQYSRTM